The DNA window TGAGGGGGGAGGATCCGCCGTCGCTCAAGCTATGGCGGGACAAGTCAGAGGTGGGGGTGAAAGTGATTTTTGAGGGGAGAGGGGGAGTAATGAAAGCAGCTGCTAGGAGCCTGCATGGGGTTCTCCGACAGGCTCCTAGGGGCAGTAGATGACCCCTTGCAGGAAGCCGCGTCAACTCCTTAAAGTGGCCTTCAGCCGGTCCGGATAGATCAACAGATCCAGCCCGTCATTGATATCCAGCACCACCACATCGGCCGCGCTCACCGCCTCCGGGGAGGCTCCCTCGGGGCCGATGACGGCGATCCCGAGGGCGGCATCCGCCAGCATGGCGGCGTCGTTGCGTCCGTTCCCCATGGCCACAGCCCTGAGTGGCAGCCCCCGAATATATTTTCTTTTGGCCTCCACCTGGTCCTGGGCGGCGATCGTATGCAGGGTCACAGGGAGATCGTGACACAGTTCTGCCGCCTTCCCGAGAGTGTCAGCGGTGAGCACGTGGATGTCCAGTTTCCC is part of the bacterium genome and encodes:
- a CDS encoding ATPase P, which encodes MLTIEVPGWGSFPIRHLVLDLNGTLTLDGGLMAGVRERIVHLAGKLDIHVLTADTLGKAAELCHDLPVTLHTIAAQDQVEAKRKYIRGLPLRAVAMGNGRNDAAMLADAALGIAVIGPEGASPEAVSAADVVVLDINDGLDLLIYPDRLKATLRS